The nucleotide window CTCGTCGCAATCCTCTGGGGCCGGGATGCCCGCAACCTCGCACCGCTGCTGACTTCCGGCACCGCCGAGGTGGCCATCATCGAATCACCGCATCCCTCGCCGCTGTCGGCCAGCCGCGGCTTCTTCGGCTCCCGCCCGTTCTCGCGCACGAATGAGCTGCTCGCCCAGAAGGGCATCGCGCCGATCGACTGGGCGCTGCCAGTTCACGACTGAGCTCAGGGCTGGATCCCGCCCGACTCGGGCGAGCCTTTGCCGGCGCCCGAAACACCCGAGGTTCCCGTCCCGCTCGACTGGGTCTTCGCCGGTCCCGGCTGCACCGAGTCGATGACAGCGGTCGAGGTCTCGCCGCTGCGCACCGATTCGACCTTCTCCTCGGCCGAGCTCTGGCTCTTGAGGTTCTTCAACGGCAGCGCCAGGTAGCTGCCGAGCACAGCTCCGACCGCCAGTGCCGCGTTCGCCAGGATCGCTGTGAACAGCGAGGACAGGCCCACGGCGAAGGTCACGTTCTCCGATTCCGAGGCGATCTGATAGACGGCGGTGAAGATCGACAATCCCTGCAGCAGGGTGTAGATGCCGGGAATCATGAGCACGATCGCCGGCGCTCCCAGCCGCAGCGCCAATGGTCTCGAGAGGAACCCGGTGACGGTGGCGGCCAAGAGGCTGGCGAGGACATTGTCGATGTGCAGAAGGGTCAGCGACATCATCGTGATGTGCGAAGCCAGACCGACGATCGCCGCCGGCAGGATGAACCGCCGCCGGGCCGACATCGCCACGGCGCCGGACATCGACACCACGGCGGCGGCGACCATCGACAGGATCGCCGTGACCACATGCGGACTCGTCTTCGGCACGAGCACTTCGATATGGCTGAGTCCGATCGCCTGCCCGCACACGACGCCCAGGGCGATGCCGGAGACGATGCCCGCCAGAGTCATGAACACCCCGACGACGCGGCCGGCCGCGGTCAGCGGGAAGTTCGTCAGCGCATCCTGGACGGCCGAATACAGTGACTGGGTGGGCAGCAGGAGGACGATGCCGGCGGCCACGAGGTACTGCGGGGAGTTGATGATGCCGATGTCGCCGGCGATCGTGGCGATGAGCGTCGCCGAGGCGGCCTGCAGCGCCGTGATGAAGAACGACGGCAGGTGGGTGCGACCGAGGAACTTGCCGACCTGGAAGATGAGGATGGCCATGGCGATACCCAGCGGCACCGCGATCGGGCCTCCCCCGAGCAGCAGAACCAGGGCGCCGACCATGAACCCCCATGCTCCGGTGACGAACCACTGCGGGAACGGCCGTCGCTGCGCGCGGATGGCGTCGAGACGGCTGCGCGCCTCGTGGAATTCCAGGCGTCCGTCGACGAGGTCGGTGACGAGCTTGTGCACCGAGGCGAGCTTCGCGAAATGCGTGGACTCACCGCGATTGACCCGCATCACCGTGAGCAGACGACCGTCGGAGGTCGAGTAGTGCACGACGAGCGTGTTCGAGGTGAGATCGACTTCGACGGTGGCCAGGCCGCATGCCGTGCATGCGGCGATGACCGAGACCTCGACATCGCTGGTGCCCGCGCCGGCGCGCATCATCATCGCCGCGATATCGGCGGCGAGGTCGAGGATCATCCGAGCTTCGTCCTCGCTCGGCTCGGTCGCCTGCACCGGCGCCTGATACGGGGTGCCCTTGAGCGCGGTGACGATCGGCACCGGCTGCGTGTTCGGAGTCGTACCTGAGACGAGTTTGCCGACGGTGCGCCGGGCCACGCTCTGCGCGATCCGCTGAGAAGCGCCGCGGTGGTCCGTCCGCGGTTTCGACCGGCCGACGCTGCGTTCGGGCTTCGCCGCCTTCGCGGCAGCGGCCTTCTCGATGTCCTCAGGCTTGGGGTCCGGCGAGGAATCCCGCAGTTCGGCCAGACGCTGCAGTCGGGTGCGTTCGAGCAGCTCCCTCAGAGCCTGGGATCCGGCCTCAGGATTGCCGCCGTTGACCGGGGCAGGGGACGACCCCCGAACGGGCCCGGGGGCGGTCGGTGGATCGACCCGCACCTCGGCGGTGGTGGCGTCTTCGAGTTCGTCGCTCACGGCTCGCAGATGAGTGTCGGGCCGTATGGATCGGCGACGTTCGCGGTTCCCGTCTCGGCGTCGTAGTCGAAGACGCGGCGTCCGGAGACGAACACGGTCTCGGCGCGGGAGTCGAGATCGAGCGGGTCGCCCGACCAGATGACGATGTCGGCGTCACGGCCGACGGCCAGGGACCCGAGACGGTCATCGAGTCCGAAGATCGCTGCGGGGTTGATCGTCAGGGCTTCGATCGCGACGATCGGGTCGAGACCTTCCTTGACGGCCAGGGACGCCTCGTGGATGAGGAAATTGATGGGGATCACCGGGTGGTCGGTGGTCAGAGCGATGCGCACCCCCGCCTCGGCGAGGGCCGCCGCGGTGGCCAGGGTGCGGTCGCGCAGTTCGACCTTCGACCGAGTGGTCATCAGGGGGCCGAGGATGACGTCGATGCCCTTGGCCGCGATGTAATCGGCGATCTTGTGGCCTTCGGTGCCGTGGTTGATGACGAGGCGGTACCCGAATTCCTCGGACAGTCGGATGGCCGTGGCGATGTCATCGGCGCGGTGGCAGTGCTGGTCCCAGGCGAGTCTGCCGTCGAGCACATCGGCCAGGGTCTCCTTGACGAGGTCCCGGTCGAACGGAGTGCCCTCAGCCTCGGCGTGGGCACGTTTGGCCTGGTAGTTGCGGGCGTCGACGAAAGCGTCGCGGATGATCTTCGCGGTGCCCATCCTCGTCGAGGGGGTCGTCTTCTTCTCCCCGTAGACGCGTTTCGGGTTCTCGCCGAGCGCGGACTTCACGGACAGGTCCTCGGTCACGAGCATCTCGTCGACGATCCGTCCCCACGTCTTCACGAAGGCGGTGCGCCCGCCGATGGGGTTGCCGGATCCGGGTTTGATGAGCGCCGAGGTGACTCCCCCGCGCAGCGCATCCTTGAAGCCGATGTCGGTCGGGTCGATGCCGTCGAGGGCGCGCAGCCCGGCCCCGTTGGGGTCGGTCATCTCATTCGTGTCATCACCGGACCAGCCCTCGCCGTCCTCATGCACGCCGAGGTGGCCGTGGGCTTCGATGAAGCCGGGCAGCACCCAGCGTCCGCCGGCGTCGATGACCTCGGTGTCCGTGGGGAGTGATGAGGTGTCGACGGTCCCGTCGACCACCTCTGCGATGCGGCCGTCGGTGACGGTGAGCGTACCCGTTTCGATCGCCTCGGCGCGGTGCCCGTTCGCATCAGCGACGGGCACGATCCGTGCGTTGGTGATCACGAGATCTGCGGCGGCGGGGACCGGAACCGAACGGTACATTGTGCTCCTAGCAATGGGGTCGGCGACGACGTCTGGCTGCGGAGTCGAGTCTACGCCACATGCCGTTTCTCCCGGTTCATCCCGGCTCCCTCACGGGTGCCTCGTGTCACCCCCGGCATATAGTCTTGGACCATTGCCCGAAGAGAGAAGGTTCCCTGATGCTAGAGACCATCACCTCCTACGTCGCTGTCGGAGATTCATTCAGCGAAGGGCTGATGGATCCCGACCCGCGCATCGACGACCGGTTCCGCGGCTGGGCGGACCGTCTGGCCCTCATGCTCACGGAGTCGAAGGCGGGCAGCCCCGATGTCTCCTATGCCAATCTCGCGATCCGCGGACGGCTGCTCGACCGCATCATCGACGAACAGGTTCCCCGTGCCCTGGAGCTGAAGCCGGATCTGGTCAGCCTGTGTGCAGGCGGCAATGACTGTCTGCGGCCGAAGGCCGATATCGACGCCCTGGCCGCGAAGTTCGAGCGCGCCGTCATCGACCTGCGCGAAGCCGGCATCGAGGTGCTCATGTGCAACGGCTTCGACACGGAATTCAGCTCCCCGCTCATCCGTGCGGTGCGCCCCCGCGTCGGTGTCTACAACGCCCACCTGTGGTCGATCGCGCAGCGCCACGGCTGCCACATGGTCGACCTGTGGGGTCTGCGGTCGCTCTATGCCGCGGAGATGTGGGCCGAGGATCGCATCCACCTCTCCCCCAAGGGCCATCATCTCGTCGCCGAGCAGGCACTGGCCACGCTCGAATCCGGTCATTCGCTGCCGACCGAGGGCTTCGGTGTGCCGGCCCGTCCGACGCGTGCGATCCGCGAGGCTATGAGCGAAGAGTCTCGGTGGGCGAAGCAGTACTTGGGTCCGTGGGTCGGCCGTCGCCTGCGCGGTGAGTCCTCCGGGGACAAGCTCGATCCGAAGCTGCCCGAGCTCACCCGCGTCGCCGACCTCGTCGAGCGGGCACGGGAAGCTGACGCCGCAGACGTTCGACGTGCGGCCGATCGGGGTGCGGCCGATCGGGGTGTGGCCGGTCGGGGTACGGACGAGAGATGAGCGGTGAGAGCGTGCGCATACCCGAACTCTCCGCCGCCGGCGCCGCATTCGGCGGACCGACCGCCTCCTTCGGAGGGCTCGGTCCGGATGACGGCGGTCCGGGGGCGGATACGCCGGCCTTCCGGCATGCCTACGGGGAGGCGCCTGAGCAGTTCGTCGAGGTCTACGGTGACCCGGCAGCCGCCTCGACGACGGTGATCTTCGTCCACGGCGGCTACTTCCGTCCGCGCACGGACCTCGCTCATGCCCGACCGCTGGCTCTGTCGTTGGCCGCCTCCGGAGTGCTCGTCGTCCTCGTCGAATACCGTCGGGACGGCGGACAGCCGCTCCTGCTCGACGATGTCACCGCGGCCATCGAGGCGGTGCAGTTCGAACTGCCGAACTGGGACGTCAGCGAGTCTGGGCGGGAGAACCTCATCGTCTCCGGGCATTCGGCCGGCGGCTGCCTCGTCCTCGCGTGGGCCTCCCACCTGCCCGAGGACGGGCCGAGATTCCGTCTGCGACCGCTGGCGCCGGTTACGGACCTGCTGCGGGAAGTGGCGGGCAGCCTCGGTGATGGTGCGGTCCTCGACTACATGGGTGTGCGGCCCGAGGAGGATCTTCAGGCGTATCTGCGTCATGATCCTCGGTCTCGGGCCGTGCTCATTCCGGGCCGCGTCGATGTCCGTTCGATCCACGGGGATGCCGATGAGACCGTCGCCATCGAGTTCTCCCGGGTCTTTCCCGCGGCCCTGACCGAACTGCCCGGGGCGAACCATGCCGATGTCATCGACCCCGAGTCCCCGTATTTCCCGCAGGTGAGGGACCTCCTCCTCGGGTAAGGGCGGTCTTCATCAGGTGAGGGTCGCACCTCGGTTTCAGCGGCCGCCGATCCCGGGCTTGATGAGGGAATCTCAGATCCCTTCGGGGCTGATGCCGGGACCGTTCTCGATGCCGGTGCGGATATCGAAGAGTTCGGGAAAGAACGTGAGGTCGAGCGCCTTCTGCAGGAACCCGACTCCGCTCGAACCGCCGGTGCCGCGCTTCATGCCGATGATCCGCAGCACCGTGCGCATGTGCCGGTAGCGCCAGAGCTGGAAGTTCTCCTCGAGGTCGACGAGCTCTTCGCAGCTTTCGTATTCCTGCCAGTACTTCTGCGGGTTCTCATAGATGATGCGGAAGGTGTCGCTCAGCTCTTCGTCGAAGGTGTGGGCCACGGACTTGTCGCGGTCGAGCAGCCGCTGCGGCACCGGGAGTCCGCGGCGGGCCAGACATGCAATGAACTCGTCGTAGATGCTCGGTTCCTCGAGATACTGCTCGAGTGCGGCACGCGCTTCGGGCTCACCGTCGAAGACCGGTAGCATCTCCCGGTTCTTGTTCCCGAGCAGGAACTCCACCGCTCGGTACTGCCAGGACTGGAAACCAGAGGCACGGCCGAGTTGGTCGCGGAAGCCGATGTATTCGCTCGGGGTCAGCGTGGCGAGGACGGACCACTGTTCGGTCAGGGTCTTCTGGATGTGCTTGACGCGGGCGATGCGCTTCAGCGCGGTCTGCAGCTCATCGTGGGCGATGAGCCGGCGGGCGTCGAGGAGTTCGTGGATGACGAGGCGGAACCACAGTTCGGTGGTCTGGTGCTGGATGATGAAGAGCATCTCATCGTGATGCTCGGGGCTGCTGACGGGGTGCTGAGCGCCGAGCAGCCGATCGAGGTCGAGATACGACCCGTAGGTCATCGTCTTCTTGAGGTCGGTGTGGACCCCGTCCTCGAGGTCACGCACGTTCTTCTCCGCCGTGGACCTGGCGTCTTTGCTCGGTTCGGTGTTCGAGTCGGTCATGCGCTCCAGCATAAGGGTCAGCCCGGTTGCGCAGGAGTGACCCAGTTGCATCGGGGACGGTTCAGCCGCAATGAGGCTCAGCCCGGTGGCCGTCTCTGCGGTTCGGTGACTTCACGGACTTCGTCGACGAGTCGCTTCCATTCCTGCGGCATCTGGGCCTCACCGAATCGGACGCGCCCGTAGCGGCTCTCGATGAGGTAGACGAAACGGTCGGCGCCGGTCGGAACCGAGCTGTCGGCAGTGGTCTGGGCCGAGCCGTCGGCTCCGGTCGATGCGCGGCTGCTCGCATCGGCTGCCGACCAGGGCAGTTCGGCGACCGTTCGCCCGAGGCCCTCGGCGTGGCTGCTCGCGTCGATGTCGACTTCCCAGACGAGCCGCATTCCGCCGATCCCCCCGGAACGTTCGACGAGCAGACGACCGAAGCCGTCGCCGTCTCCCGAACCGGCCCGGCTCTCAGTCACCAGCTGCTCCCCTCGTTTCCCCGGGCTGCTGCCGCATGGGTGATGCCCACTGTCTGCCACCCGGTCACGACCGCGTCGTGAACGTCGGATCCGGCACCGAACTGATCGGCCGCCTCGGCGATGGTCAGCTGTGCGAAGGCGTCGAAATCGGTCTGCTTGGTGATCTCGGAACCGGTGAGCACCGCGTACCAGACCTGCCCGACGCTGTCCCACGCGGGACCGCCGATGCTCTTGGCGGCGAGCGCGAACGCCCGATTCGGAATGCCCGAGTTGAGGTGGACGCCGCCGTTGTCGGAATCGGTGGTGACGAAATCGTCCATGTGTCCCGGCTGCGGATCCTTGCCGAGGACGTCATCGTCATACGCTGTGCCGGGTTCGAGCATAGACCGCAGGGCCCGCCCTGTGACCTCGGGAGTGAAGATGCCTGCCCCGATGAGCCAGTCGGCGTCCTCGGCGTTCTGCCCCGCCGCGTGCTGCTCGGTCAGCGCCCCGAAGACATCGGCGCAGTGCTCGTTGAGTGCTCCCGGCTGGCCGAAGTATTCGAGGTCCGCGGTGTGGCTGATGACTCCGTGTGAGAGTTCGTGGCCGATGATCGACACGGACCCGGTGAAGCCGGTGAAGACCTCGGCGTCACCGTCGCCGAAGACCATGAGGCGGCCGTCGAAGAACGCGTTGTCGTAGTCATTGCCATAGTGGACGCTGGCCATGAGCGGCATCCCCCGCCCGTCGAGGGAATCGCGGGAGAAGGCCTCCGAGAACAGCGCGTACGAGGCGCCGAGTCCGTCATAGGCCTCGTTGACCGGCTCATCGCTCACGGGCTCCTCGCCCTCGGAGCGAACGAGTGTGCCGGGCAGCACCTCGGTGTTCTCGGCATCGTGGATGAGTCGCTGGAGTCCTGCCGGAGCGGGTGCGGCAAGCGCTGCCTCGTCCTTGCCGAGGTCGGCCGGCGGGGTGTAGCGGAGCCCGGCGAGGCGCAGGTTCCGACAGGTCTCATCGGACATCCGGCAGCTGCGGGCGGCAGCGGCCGCCTTCGGGAAGCGCTCGATGCCGCGTTCGGCGATCGCATCGAGGAGGTAGGGCGGGACCACGCTGTGGAAAGTCATGAGTCCAGCCTGCCACTTTCGGCGGCGAATCGACAGAGACCAGGTCCGTTCCGCCCGCGCGCAGGCTACGAAAATGACGCGAAGAAAGTATTGCAAAGCCTTCTTTGCAAGCGTATCTTTGCAGTATGCATGAGGAGATCACACATCCGAACGGTGTTCGCGAAATCAGCACATCGGCCCTCAAGGGCCTGGCCCATCCCCTGCGGACGGCGATCTACGATGCGCTGTCGACGCTGGGGCCGCAGACGGCGACGAGCCTGGCCAAGCGCCTCGGCGAATCGTCGGGATCGACGAGCTATCACCTGCGCCAACTCGCTCGCCACCGGCTCATCCGCGAAGTCGAGGGCCAGCACAGCGGACGGGAGAAGTGGTGGGAGCGGATCCCTGGAGCCATGAAGGTACCGGGGCCCGAAAGCGATCTGGACCCCTCGACACGGACCGCCTCCCACTACGTCAACCGTGAGCTCGTGCGCAATATGCACCGCAACTTCGCGGACTTCGTCGATGCGGCCTACGACGATCGGCGGCTGCCCACCGACTGGGTCGAAGCCTCCGCCAGCGATACGAGCAACCTGCGCCTGACGAAGGAGCAGCTGGCGGAGGTCGCCGCCGAATACGAGAGAACGGTCATGGCACTCATCAACACCTATCGCGGCCGCAACGATCCGGGGTCGCGCCCGGTGCAGATCCAGTTCTATGCCTTCCCCCTGATCGATGGAGAGGAAACACCATCATGAGCACGCTCACCCCACCCATCCGCCCGCCGCTTGCCGACCAGCACCGACGCATCGTCGAACGCACGGTCATCGTCACCCGCGAAATCGTCGTCGACAGCGGTGACGACACGTCCGCCGAGGCGGCCGGACTCGACCGCTTGGTCCTGCGCCTGGCACTGTGGCTGGTCGAACGCCGCCGCGTCCGGTCCCGCGTCCGGTCCCTGCGCGTTCGCACCGATCCCGCGGAGATGTCGCGCCGAGTCGACGCCGCGAAGCAGCGCCACCTCGACCGGTACCACGGGCTGCCCTTCTGATCGGGATTGTCAGCGGAGCACGCTCACCGGGCGGCTCGGCATCTCAACCCGATCGCCGTTTCCACACGCCTGCTCAACGGGGCACGCTCACCCGGGGGCCACCTCGGCGAGGGACCACCCTAAGGGTCGCCCACTATGAGTCGTCTACGAGTCCTCGGTCGTCGGCGGGAAGACGACGAGGGTGATGACGATGATGATCATGAAGAACGTCGTGAGGAATGTCGGGATCGGGATGATCGGGTCGGCGAGGATGAGCAGCGCGCACACGGGCACGACCGTGTTGACCACGGCATTCGCATTGGCGCGGATCGCGAGCACCCACACGCCGAGGACGAACACGACGATGGGCACCGACACCGTGAACGTCGCCAGCACAGGGTCGAGGGCGCTGTTGCCGAGCTGGGAATCAGCCTCGACGCCGACCCCGGCAGAGAACGCACCGGCCGCCGCGAAGATGAAGTAGTGGCCGTAGCCGTACTTCAGCGAACCTCCCAGGCTGCCGATGGCACGATGGTGCGGCGGCCAGAAGTAGATCCACCACATGGCCGCGGTGACGATCAGGCACAGCAGTCCGAGCGAGATGAGCGGGACGATGTCCGCCACCTCGCCGAGGGCGTCGAAGACCGCATTCGCCGAGGCCAGCAGGCTCTCACCGAGGACGATGATGGTGAAGCAGCCATAGCGTTCGGTGATGTGATCCGGGTGCCATGGAGTGGTGCCGCGGGTTTCGGCGATGACCGGGATCGAGATCTCGGCGAGGATGAGCAGACCCAGCCCGACCGCCCGCATCGTCGGATCATCGATGGCCAGCCACGCCACCCACAGAATCTGGGCGATGCCGATCCCGGCCGCGTAGACGATCGTCGTCCACCGTGCCGTCCCGGCCCCGCGGGCGGCGCGCAGCCATTGGGAGATCATGATGATCCGCATGAGAACGTAGCCGGCGATGAGCAGCCGGAAGTCCTCACTCTCGAAGACCGGACCGATGCCCGCGGCGAGGACGAGCACCCCGCCCATCTGCACGATCGTCAGCAGCCGGTAGAGCCAGTCATCGGTGTCGAACGAGGTGGCGAACCACGTGAAGTTCATCCACGCCCACCAGATCGCGAAGAACACGAGCAGATAGCTGATCACGCCCTCGCCGAGGCGGCCCGCCGTGACCGTGTCATGGAGGTGTGATGCGGCGATCGAGACGGCGATGACGAAGACGAGATCGAAGAAGAGTTCGAGTGTGCTCGCAGCCCGTCCGGGTTCGTTCGGATCACGCGGGCGCATGGGGCTGAGTCGGAAGCGCGTCGGCGCAGTCCGGGCGTTGTCGGCGGCAGTGCCGTTTCGTGCGGTATCGCCGGTCGGTGACTTCGACGTGGCCATGGGCCCTCCAGATGGTCGGTCGCTGTGCCCGAATATTCTATGACCGCCCGGCGGCCGTAGAACAAGGCCGACGCGTCCTCGGCCTCGACGCAGTGCGGCCTCAACTAAGCTTGCCGTGTGCTCAAACCCATCCTGTGGCCGGTGCTCGTGCCGTTCGCCCTCTTCGCCGTCGGCTTGGGTGCGATCATGCCGATCCTCGTCCTCGGGGCGCTGTCGCTGGGGTCGACGCAGGCGTTCGCGGCAGCCATCGTCGGCATCATGGGGGCCGTGTCCCTGGCGGCGACGGTGCCGGCCGGGATCCTCATCGACCGCCTCGGCGATTTCCGGGCCATGGCCGTGGCCACGGGCGCCGCGATCATCGTCCTCGGCGCGATCGTGGCCTCCTTCATCTGGGATTCGCCGTATTCGCTCATCGTCTACACGCTCGCGCTCATGGTCTTCGGCCCGGTCTCCGATGTGTGGAGCCTCGCCCGGCAGGCTGTGGTCGCCGAGGTGATGCCGGCGGCCGATCTCGCAAAGGCGATGACCGCACTCGGCGGCACTCAGCGGGTCGGCAACCTCATCGGACCGATGATCGGCGCCGGTCTCATGCTCGTCTTCCCCATCTGGTCGGTGTTCGTCTTCTCGGCGCTCACCGCGGTCGCTGCGATCGTCATCATGGCTCTGCCGATCGCGCAGATCCCCGGCTTCGACGATCACCGCGGTTCCGCTTCGGCGAAGGATTCCGGCACCGAGGCGGCTCCCTCCACCGAGGCGGCAGATGCCGTCGATGGGAACGTCGCCCATCCTCGGCGCGGGAAGAAGAAGGATCGCCGCCCGCCTCTCGAGGTGCGCTGGAAATCGGTCGTCCTCACCGGTGTCACGATCATCGCGCTGGCCGCCGCCCGCGCCGCACAACCCGTGGTCGTCCAGTTGTGGGGCGTGGAGATCGGGCTGCACAAGTCGTCGATCTCGCTCATCATCGCCTTCGGCGCCGGACTCGAACTCATCGTCATGTTCCTCGGTGCCTACATCAAGGACCACCTCGGCCGGGTCGCGACCCTCGTCGCGTGCCTGTCCATCTTCGGCACCGGGTTCGTCATCATGGTCGCGAAACCGGATCTGTCGGGCATGGTCATCGCCGCTGCGGTCATGGCCTTCGGCAACGGCCTCGGGGCGGGTGTGAACATGACGATCGGGGCAGATCTCTCCCCCGCGATCGGCCGCCCCCGGTTCCTCGGCATCTGGGCGATCTTCAACAACGGCGGCAAGCTCGGCGGGCCGACCCTGCTCTCGCTCATCATCACCGTGACCTCGTTGCGGTTCGGGGTGCTGTTCCCGGGACTTCTCGCTCTCCTCGGCGCGGTGTGGATCCTCGTCTGGGCCCGCCAGGTGGGGCTGCCCGGCCGTCGCGGACGCCTCGACCCGCCGCACTCGGACTGAGGAGTGGGCGGGCCGCACACGGGCACGCGTCATTCGAGCGCAGGGCGGGCGGCGCACTGCGAGCTGAGCATGGGCTGCGGCTCTCAGCACCGTGGTCGGTCAACGGTCTAGTCTGGGAGTGACCGATTCGACGATGTTCGGCTGAGACCCCGAACAGGATCAGGAGAGTCATCGATGGAAGCGCTGGACGTCGGCGGATATGTGCTGGTGAGCCTGGCAGCACTCGTCTTCCTCTTCCTGCAGTCGTGGTTCGCCGCCACCGTGGTCCGTCGCGTCGTCGGCGTTCCCACCGGCTGGCCGCGCACGCTCGCCGTCGGTCTCGTCATGAGCGCCGTCGTGGCCGTGACCGTCCAGTACCTCTACCGAGCCGGCACCGGTCAGAACGCCAGCGGCCTCGACGTCTCCCCCGGTGTCGCGGGGCTGTTCATGGTGCTCGCCCTCGGCTGGATCTTCGCCCTGGGCGTCGGCGCCCTCGTCATGCTCGAGGCCGCCTTTCCCACCGGCTCCCTGCCCGGCCCGCAGTCGCTGTTCTTCGGCTGGAAGTCGCGCCGTCGCCGCGCCCGCCGCTACGCCCAGGTCGTGTCGATCGCGGTCCGGCACGGACTCGGCTCCCAGCTGCGCGGCTTCGGCGGGGATTCGCCGGGCCGCGAGGTCAAGACCGCGCGAGCGCTCAAGGACTCCCTCGCCGAGGCGGGGGTGACCTTCGTCAAGCTCGGTCAGATGCTCTCGACCCGGCGAGACATCCTCCCCCCGGTCTTCGTCCGTGAGCTCGAGACCCTGCAGACCCAGGTCACCCCCGAACCCTGGTCGGTCATCGAACCGGCCATCGAGGAGCGGCTCGGCCGACCGATCGGAGAGGTCTTCTCCCGGATCGGCTCCACACCGCTGGCGGCCGCCTCGGTGGCGCAGGTGCACGAGGCGACGCTGCGCGACGGCACCGAGGTCATCGTCAAGGTACAGCGCCCAAAGGCGCTCAATCAGGTCACGCAGGATCTCGACATCATCCTGCGGTTGGCGGCGTGGCTGAACAAGACGACGACCTGGGGCAGGGATCTGGGTGTGAAATCACTGGCCGCAGGGTTCGCGAACACGCTCGAAGAGGAACTCGACTACCGGATCGAGTTGGACAACATGGCCAGCATCGAGGCCTCTCTCAAACGGTCGGGGAAGTTCGACGTCACCGTTCCCCA belongs to Brevibacterium spongiae and includes:
- a CDS encoding protealysin inhibitor emfourin, translating into MTESRAGSGDGDGFGRLLVERSGGIGGMRLVWEVDIDASSHAEGLGRTVAELPWSAADASSRASTGADGSAQTTADSSVPTGADRFVYLIESRYGRVRFGEAQMPQEWKRLVDEVREVTEPQRRPPG
- a CDS encoding threonine/serine ThrE exporter family protein, which translates into the protein MSDELEDATTAEVRVDPPTAPGPVRGSSPAPVNGGNPEAGSQALRELLERTRLQRLAELRDSSPDPKPEDIEKAAAAKAAKPERSVGRSKPRTDHRGASQRIAQSVARRTVGKLVSGTTPNTQPVPIVTALKGTPYQAPVQATEPSEDEARMILDLAADIAAMMMRAGAGTSDVEVSVIAACTACGLATVEVDLTSNTLVVHYSTSDGRLLTVMRVNRGESTHFAKLASVHKLVTDLVDGRLEFHEARSRLDAIRAQRRPFPQWFVTGAWGFMVGALVLLLGGGPIAVPLGIAMAILIFQVGKFLGRTHLPSFFITALQAASATLIATIAGDIGIINSPQYLVAAGIVLLLPTQSLYSAVQDALTNFPLTAAGRVVGVFMTLAGIVSGIALGVVCGQAIGLSHIEVLVPKTSPHVVTAILSMVAAAVVSMSGAVAMSARRRFILPAAIVGLASHITMMSLTLLHIDNVLASLLAATVTGFLSRPLALRLGAPAIVLMIPGIYTLLQGLSIFTAVYQIASESENVTFAVGLSSLFTAILANAALAVGAVLGSYLALPLKNLKSQSSAEEKVESVRSGETSTAVIDSVQPGPAKTQSSGTGTSGVSGAGKGSPESGGIQP
- a CDS encoding alpha/beta hydrolase family protein, translated to MSGESVRIPELSAAGAAFGGPTASFGGLGPDDGGPGADTPAFRHAYGEAPEQFVEVYGDPAAASTTVIFVHGGYFRPRTDLAHARPLALSLAASGVLVVLVEYRRDGGQPLLLDDVTAAIEAVQFELPNWDVSESGRENLIVSGHSAGGCLVLAWASHLPEDGPRFRLRPLAPVTDLLREVAGSLGDGAVLDYMGVRPEEDLQAYLRHDPRSRAVLIPGRVDVRSIHGDADETVAIEFSRVFPAALTELPGANHADVIDPESPYFPQVRDLLLG
- a CDS encoding M4 family metallopeptidase, translated to MTFHSVVPPYLLDAIAERGIERFPKAAAAARSCRMSDETCRNLRLAGLRYTPPADLGKDEAALAAPAPAGLQRLIHDAENTEVLPGTLVRSEGEEPVSDEPVNEAYDGLGASYALFSEAFSRDSLDGRGMPLMASVHYGNDYDNAFFDGRLMVFGDGDAEVFTGFTGSVSIIGHELSHGVISHTADLEYFGQPGALNEHCADVFGALTEQHAAGQNAEDADWLIGAGIFTPEVTGRALRSMLEPGTAYDDDVLGKDPQPGHMDDFVTTDSDNGGVHLNSGIPNRAFALAAKSIGGPAWDSVGQVWYAVLTGSEITKQTDFDAFAQLTIAEAADQFGAGSDVHDAVVTGWQTVGITHAAAARGNEGSSW
- a CDS encoding tryptophan 2,3-dioxygenase; its protein translation is MTDSNTEPSKDARSTAEKNVRDLEDGVHTDLKKTMTYGSYLDLDRLLGAQHPVSSPEHHDEMLFIIQHQTTELWFRLVIHELLDARRLIAHDELQTALKRIARVKHIQKTLTEQWSVLATLTPSEYIGFRDQLGRASGFQSWQYRAVEFLLGNKNREMLPVFDGEPEARAALEQYLEEPSIYDEFIACLARRGLPVPQRLLDRDKSVAHTFDEELSDTFRIIYENPQKYWQEYESCEELVDLEENFQLWRYRHMRTVLRIIGMKRGTGGSSGVGFLQKALDLTFFPELFDIRTGIENGPGISPEGI
- a CDS encoding amidohydrolase, whose translation is MYRSVPVPAAADLVITNARIVPVADANGHRAEAIETGTLTVTDGRIAEVVDGTVDTSSLPTDTEVIDAGGRWVLPGFIEAHGHLGVHEDGEGWSGDDTNEMTDPNGAGLRALDGIDPTDIGFKDALRGGVTSALIKPGSGNPIGGRTAFVKTWGRIVDEMLVTEDLSVKSALGENPKRVYGEKKTTPSTRMGTAKIIRDAFVDARNYQAKRAHAEAEGTPFDRDLVKETLADVLDGRLAWDQHCHRADDIATAIRLSEEFGYRLVINHGTEGHKIADYIAAKGIDVILGPLMTTRSKVELRDRTLATAAALAEAGVRIALTTDHPVIPINFLIHEASLAVKEGLDPIVAIEALTINPAAIFGLDDRLGSLAVGRDADIVIWSGDPLDLDSRAETVFVSGRRVFDYDAETGTANVADPYGPTLICEP
- a CDS encoding winged helix-turn-helix domain-containing protein translates to MHEEITHPNGVREISTSALKGLAHPLRTAIYDALSTLGPQTATSLAKRLGESSGSTSYHLRQLARHRLIREVEGQHSGREKWWERIPGAMKVPGPESDLDPSTRTASHYVNRELVRNMHRNFADFVDAAYDDRRLPTDWVEASASDTSNLRLTKEQLAEVAAEYERTVMALINTYRGRNDPGSRPVQIQFYAFPLIDGEETPS
- a CDS encoding SGNH/GDSL hydrolase family protein, giving the protein MLETITSYVAVGDSFSEGLMDPDPRIDDRFRGWADRLALMLTESKAGSPDVSYANLAIRGRLLDRIIDEQVPRALELKPDLVSLCAGGNDCLRPKADIDALAAKFERAVIDLREAGIEVLMCNGFDTEFSSPLIRAVRPRVGVYNAHLWSIAQRHGCHMVDLWGLRSLYAAEMWAEDRIHLSPKGHHLVAEQALATLESGHSLPTEGFGVPARPTRAIREAMSEESRWAKQYLGPWVGRRLRGESSGDKLDPKLPELTRVADLVERAREADAADVRRAADRGAADRGVAGRGTDER